In one Oryza glaberrima chromosome 2, OglaRS2, whole genome shotgun sequence genomic region, the following are encoded:
- the LOC127761529 gene encoding F-box protein At3g58530 isoform X1 has translation MAAAAAAAAGDEAWCRETVPRVMELVSPRLPQRDACALLAVSPWCHRALVANPKLWEVLDLHEMNKAGDRLISAISLPRYCHLKIINLEFAQDIDDRHFVRLKEMGCTSLQELELLNINACQKVSDKGIETITSLCPNLRALSIYWIVGLTDLTIRHIVQNCKHIVDLNLSGCKNISDKGMQLVADNYEGLKKLNITRCIKLTDDGLQEVLQKCSSLESLNLYALSSFSDKVYKKIGSLTNLTFLDLCGAQNVTDDGLSCISRCVCLTYLNLSWCVRVTDVGVVAIAQGCRSLQLLSLFGIVGVTDVCLEALSKHCSRSLTTLDVNGCIGIKKRRRDDLIQLFPLLRCFKVHS, from the exons atggcggcggcggcggcggcggcggccggcgacgaggcgtggTGCCGGGAGACGGTGCCCCGGGTGATGGAGCTGGTGAGCCCGCGCCTCCCCCAGCGCGACGCCTGCGCCCTGCTCGCCGTCAGCCCCTGGTGCCACCGCGCCCTCGTCGCCAACCCCAAGCTCTGGGAG GTGCTTGATCTGCATGAGATGAACAAAGCTGGTGACCGACTTATTTCAGCGATATCACTG CCAAGATATTGTCATCTCAAAATTATTAACCTTGAATTTGCTCAAGATATTGATGACCGGCATTTTGTTCGCCTGAAAGAAATG GGATGTACCTCACTGCAAGAGTTGGAATTATTGAACATAAACGCATGCCAAAAAGTTTCTGACAAAGGGATTGAAACTATTACAAGTCTTTGTCCAAACCTTCGGGCCCTTTCTATCTATTGGATTGTTGG ACTGACAGACTTAACCATTAGGCACATTGTGCAGAACTGCAAGCACATAGTCGACCTGAACTTGAGTGGTTGTAAG AATATCTCAGATAAAGGTATGCAGCTAGTTGCTGATAATTATGAAGGACTAAAGAAGTTGAACATAACCAG gtgcATCAAGTTGACAGACGATGGACTTCAAGAAGTGCTTCAGAAATGTTCTTCTCTTGAAAGCTTGAACCTTTATGCCCTGTCAAG TTTTAGCGACAAGGTTTATAAGAAGATAGGATCTTTAACTAACCTTACATTTCTAGACTTATGTGGGGCCCAG AATGTAACTGATGATGGCCTTTCATGTATATCAAGATGTGTATGTCTGACATATCTCAATTTGTCCTG GTGTGTACGTGTTACTGATGTTGGGGTGGTAGCTATCGCACAAGGATGCCGGTCCCTTCAATTGCTTAG tttATTTGGAATAGTTGGTGTAACTGATGTCTGCCTGGAGGCTTTGTCAAAACATTGCTCACGTAGTCTCACAACTCTTGATGTAAATGGCTGTATTGGTATTAAG AAGAGGAGGCGGGATGACCTGATTCAGCTGTTCCCGTTGTTACGTTGCTTCAAAGTACACAGCTAG
- the LOC127761529 gene encoding F-box protein At3g58530 isoform X2, with the protein MNKAGDRLISAISLPRYCHLKIINLEFAQDIDDRHFVRLKEMGCTSLQELELLNINACQKVSDKGIETITSLCPNLRALSIYWIVGLTDLTIRHIVQNCKHIVDLNLSGCKNISDKGMQLVADNYEGLKKLNITRCIKLTDDGLQEVLQKCSSLESLNLYALSSFSDKVYKKIGSLTNLTFLDLCGAQNVTDDGLSCISRCVCLTYLNLSWCVRVTDVGVVAIAQGCRSLQLLSLFGIVGVTDVCLEALSKHCSRSLTTLDVNGCIGIKKRRRDDLIQLFPLLRCFKVHS; encoded by the exons ATGAACAAAGCTGGTGACCGACTTATTTCAGCGATATCACTG CCAAGATATTGTCATCTCAAAATTATTAACCTTGAATTTGCTCAAGATATTGATGACCGGCATTTTGTTCGCCTGAAAGAAATG GGATGTACCTCACTGCAAGAGTTGGAATTATTGAACATAAACGCATGCCAAAAAGTTTCTGACAAAGGGATTGAAACTATTACAAGTCTTTGTCCAAACCTTCGGGCCCTTTCTATCTATTGGATTGTTGG ACTGACAGACTTAACCATTAGGCACATTGTGCAGAACTGCAAGCACATAGTCGACCTGAACTTGAGTGGTTGTAAG AATATCTCAGATAAAGGTATGCAGCTAGTTGCTGATAATTATGAAGGACTAAAGAAGTTGAACATAACCAG gtgcATCAAGTTGACAGACGATGGACTTCAAGAAGTGCTTCAGAAATGTTCTTCTCTTGAAAGCTTGAACCTTTATGCCCTGTCAAG TTTTAGCGACAAGGTTTATAAGAAGATAGGATCTTTAACTAACCTTACATTTCTAGACTTATGTGGGGCCCAG AATGTAACTGATGATGGCCTTTCATGTATATCAAGATGTGTATGTCTGACATATCTCAATTTGTCCTG GTGTGTACGTGTTACTGATGTTGGGGTGGTAGCTATCGCACAAGGATGCCGGTCCCTTCAATTGCTTAG tttATTTGGAATAGTTGGTGTAACTGATGTCTGCCTGGAGGCTTTGTCAAAACATTGCTCACGTAGTCTCACAACTCTTGATGTAAATGGCTGTATTGGTATTAAG AAGAGGAGGCGGGATGACCTGATTCAGCTGTTCCCGTTGTTACGTTGCTTCAAAGTACACAGCTAG